The Rhodamnia argentea isolate NSW1041297 chromosome 7, ASM2092103v1, whole genome shotgun sequence genome contains the following window.
GAAGCAAAAGTTATGTCTTCTCTCAAACGAAAAGGGGCCCGAATAGTAGAGAGTGAATCCTTCGGCCATCATGTTGTGGATGTCCTTGTACGATAATCTCACACGATAATACTGATCCCTTTGGCTTTCATGGTTGTAGTTCAAGAATCCTTGATGTCCGATGCGCTTAATCCGGCAGCAGAGTTTGCACGCTTGATACACGGTTTGGTATCAACATACAAAGTAGAAGCAACAGGGTGTGAGCACTTCACGAAGGCCACAGGGCTTCCGGAACTAAGATAGTAGAGACCGTTTCCACTTAAGTTGGATCTCGCCAAAGAGTAACGAGAGAGGGACAAGCATTTACCTTTTGCAGACCATCGTCGACCACCGTGATCTGGCCGTAGAAATCTTTGTTAGAAGATTGATCGTAATAGATCAACTTCACATAGTATCGGCCGTTATGTAGATATAGAACGGTGCGTTTATTTTCACAAGCTAGCTCATTCGTAGAGAGGCCGCAACCTTTTGAGTCTCCTTTCAACCGAAAGAGAAACCTTTTGTTACGGACCTCGCTGCAAGATAAAGCATCGCACAAGTGATTCTTTTTAACACCacatgtatcacttgaaataattgattaatgaaaaatatcgaCACTACCGGCAATAATTTGTGTCTGAACATTTGCGTAGACgatagaaatatttttcgttcattcatttatttttgtaaacgataaaagtggtcaatttatttttggaaaatactttctaaATCTTCCATATTCCGTGAATTGAACGGGCCTTAATCTCTACTTTTCTTCCAATGTGTCCACGTGATTGTTGGGTTCACATCCTATCCACAAAgaaatccatctctctctctctctctctctctctctctctctctctctctctctctctctctcttccttcatTCTTCCtagtttcttcttcattctttcctcctcccttcttcttctccatcttctttcttcaccATTCCACGGTCATGGCAAAACTGACGTATAGTtttgaggaagaagataaaaaatgaaaactagaAAGACCAATGGCACAAGGTACGTAGGCGTCGAATGGAGACGAAAACTCATGTCCCTCTCTCAGCCTATGAGCCATGGAAATTGGGGGCATCATATGTGGTGGAGGATCAACGAGGGTATGTCCAACTGATAgaacacaatcaatcaaagtcgAGAATGTTACGGGAGCAGCGAGCAGGAGCCAACATCATCGCCCTTTCTTTTTGGCAAGAAAACATCATAACTTGTTTGTTCTCTGAGAAGGAGGATGCAAGAGAGCACAACCATATTAAAGAAATACAATAACACCACATTaacaaagagcaaaaaaaagGCAATCTCGAAAGTAATCACTGTCGAGCTAAACTAGCCCAAGTCCCTCCCAACATAAATACTAGATTGTGGGGACATATAACAAATACACAAAGCTTTTTTCGATCAAACTATGCATGGTACTCTAAGCATTATCGCTATCTCCAAAAGGAAAACTAGCGGAAATTATGTGAGCACTTGATGAAGTTGAGAATGTTTCTAGTTCCATCTTGGCTTTGTCACTGCTGACTGGCTCATCCCGTGGGTAAATAAGTGGTTTTGGAGGCATTTGAAGTTTCCCAATATCTCCTTCAAGCATTTCTAGGGCTTTTCTCATTGGAGGCCGATGATCAGGATTTAATTGTATACACCAAAGTGCGACtattatcatctttttcatCACCATCCTTTCCTCTTCTGctacttcttcttccatttcaaCACTTTCTCCTTCACCGACTTGGTCATACACCCACaagggaaaataaatttggcttgAGTGTTCGGCATTTGCATTTATGTTCTTCCTTCTACCTGCCATTTCCATGAGCAACATCCCGAAGCTATAAACGTCTGCTTTATAAGATACACCGCCTATGTTTTTGTAGAACAACTCGGGCGCCATATATCCCAAGGTTCCTCTTGCAGCAGTCAGTGAGACTATGCTATGATCAGTAGGATAAAGTCTCACCAGTCCAAAGTCAGAGACTTTTGGAGTGAAATGCTGGTCTAaaagaatgttgtgaggctttATATCAAAGTGTAGTATTTGCATGTCGCACCCTCGATGTAGATATTCAATCCCCCTGGCCACCCCAAGAGCGATCTCATATATTTTCCTATAATCGAGAAACTTATCACTTTCATCGGTGAAAATGTGCTTATCCAAAGATCCATTTGACATGAGATCGTAGACGAGAGCTTGTTTCAAGCCTTCAGAGCAAAAACCGACAAGTTGTACTATATTAACATGGTGAATTCTTCCAATAGTAGCCACTTCACTGATAAAATCTTGGCCATCGGCCTTGGACTGCTTCAAAATCTTGATGGCCACTTCGTTGCCGCTTCGGAGTGTTCCTTTGTACACAGAACCATACCCTCCTTCACCCAGTTTATGCTTAAAATTCCTGgtgatcttcttgatattcgAGTAAGAATACCTTATCGGCAAAAAGTTGTTATGAGcttgcaaaaattcttcaatATTCTTATCCATTGCTAAGTGTCTTCTTCGGCACTTGTAGATTAGAAATATCGCAACAAACGGCATCCCAATTACGAATTTCACTGCACAAAATTGCACTGACCAAAATTTTGACAGGTTAGAATAAACATTATGTGAGCTACTTTAAAAGCTAATCATTGCGGCTCAGGCTCACCCAGTAGAACTATAAAATCTTCAGTTGTCCAAATGGCAATATCATCTATGACGCCTGTGGAAGGGACGACTGATGTCAAAAGGAACCGAAGGAAAAGTAGCATGGAAAACAAAACTTGCGAGGAAACAGAGTAGTAGCAATAGCATGCTACTTTGTGTGAGCTGAATTGTGTCCAAAAGAATGGAAATACTAGCCTACACAAGAAACACCTTTTGCTTTGCCAGCAATCCGCAAAATATAGGGAAACagtgattttcattttaattaagAATTTCTTCATCCTATTGATatatgaattcaattttttaaagaatcTGTTAACGAGCGTCTCTTGAATTAGTGGAAAGGAATGATAATCCAGGCCCGGTAAATGTGCAACTGATGATGCATCTGTGTGGGGCGACTTCTACCGTCACTTCCTATATTGTTTTTTGGAATTCTGCAACTCCTACAATTTGGTTTTAATATGTAAGACGAAGCTCTAAAAAACCCTTTcaaatacacaaatattgacgtATATTAACATGTAAATTTCGCATTAATTTTCTTCagtttttaatattcttttttcattttccagttttgaaaaagaaagtagCATATGAAAGAGTGTATAGAATCATGCCATATTGCAGTAAAATTTCACTGCCAACCGATGCTTACCTCCCTCGTACCAGTTTGAGTTGGAACAAACTGTCCCGTAAAAGATGCCGAAGACATCAAAAGAGCAAAAGGAAGTTATCTTCCATATATAACCACCAAAGTAGAGAACAAATCCATCCGCCATGATTTTATGGATTTGCTTGTAGTTGTAAGAGCTACTATTGATCTGCTCATAAGGGCCAAAATCAGGTGATGGTGATACCCACGTCCACCAGCTAATGGTGCAAAAATCCCTAACATCCAATGCCCTTGGATTGACCAAAGGATACAAGTTCCAATACGATGAGTTGTTCGAAGAGTACAAGCTCTCAACGCATGGACCGGCAGCGATGTAGAATGGAGAATTAACCGGCTCCGAGTAGTTCACGATGACCACTGTATCACTGAAGAAAGTGTATGGGTTGTCTGGATCGGAACTGTTATGGAAGTTATATAGTGCCTCTGAGTGACGGGGTAACGACGAGCAGTTATCCTTTTGCAGCCCGTCGTCGACCAACGTGATGTAGAGGGAGGAATAGTTGATAGACCGCACTTGGTATCGACCACCATGGAAGTATAGAACGGTGCGATTATCTTCGCAAGCCAGCTCATTCTTCAAGTTACCGCATCCCTTCGGATCACCTTTCAATCGAAACGGGTGGCTTATGTTGCGGATGTCACCACAAGATGAAGGGACGCACCGTTGGTTACTCGGCCTGGCATTGCAAGTCATCGCTTGCAGTAGAACAAGAATGAGTAGCAGCACCTGATAGATATTCATGGAGCTGAGAGCATTGATCATGTTTCTGTTCGTCTTTAGCAGAAGAGAAATTGATAAAGAATTGCTTGGTGTGAGTGTGCGTGTGTGGAGTAGGCACAATATAAAAGGAGTGAAAGGGGTGGAATGGATGGTCCTGATTTGATTGGAGACTTTGGAGTCGCCTTGTACTGTAGAAAATCCCA
Protein-coding sequences here:
- the LOC115728334 gene encoding rust resistance kinase Lr10-like isoform X2, whose translation is MPFVAIFLIYKCRRRHLAMDKNIEEFLQAHNNFLPIRYSYSNIKKITRNFKHKLGEGGYGSVYKGTLRSGNEVAIKILKQSKADGQDFISEVATIGRIHHVNIVQLVGFCSEGLKQALVYDLMSNGSLDKHIFTDESDKFLDYRKIYEIALGVARGIEYLHRGCDMQILHFDIKPHNILLDQHFTPKVSDFGLVRLYPTDHSIVSLTAARGTLGYMAPELFYKNIGGVSYKADVYSFGMLLMEMAGRRKNINANAEHSSQIYFPLWVYDQVGEGESVEMEEEVAEEERMVMKKMIIVALWCIQLNPDHRPPMRKALEMLEGDIGKLQMPPKPLIYPRDEPVSSDKAKMELETFSTSSSAHIISASFPFGDSDNA
- the LOC115728334 gene encoding rust resistance kinase Lr10-like isoform X1 translates to MLLFLRFLLTSVVPSTGVIDDIAIWTTEDFIVLLVQFCAVKFVIGMPFVAIFLIYKCRRRHLAMDKNIEEFLQAHNNFLPIRYSYSNIKKITRNFKHKLGEGGYGSVYKGTLRSGNEVAIKILKQSKADGQDFISEVATIGRIHHVNIVQLVGFCSEGLKQALVYDLMSNGSLDKHIFTDESDKFLDYRKIYEIALGVARGIEYLHRGCDMQILHFDIKPHNILLDQHFTPKVSDFGLVRLYPTDHSIVSLTAARGTLGYMAPELFYKNIGGVSYKADVYSFGMLLMEMAGRRKNINANAEHSSQIYFPLWVYDQVGEGESVEMEEEVAEEERMVMKKMIIVALWCIQLNPDHRPPMRKALEMLEGDIGKLQMPPKPLIYPRDEPVSSDKAKMELETFSTSSSAHIISASFPFGDSDNA